A portion of the Acidobacteriota bacterium genome contains these proteins:
- the smc gene encoding chromosome segregation protein SMC, giving the protein MLKLDRLAISGFKSFVEPVSIQFAGGITAIVGPNGCGKSNLADAVTWVLGEQSAKSLRGGKMEDVIFAGSQRRKPLGMGEVSLSLKADPSIAGTDDGRLEIGRRVFRTGESRYLLNGKVVRLKEIKDLLMDTGLGIRAYSVIEQGKIGMILSGKPQERRKLLEEAAGITRYKARRRVAELKLEEARGNLLRLDDILSEVERSLRSLKRQAGAARRYREREAEHRELLGKVLLGRWSHLSSRLAEVDERIAAAQSQEAEITAALSLDEASLAEGRETLDRLAEELAERHQHHADLGATIEGRQQYLTANRQRLEELGDRAAQSRTLAARRGSEIEENEGRLGELEERRKERVRELGLASEEVDRDQDQIAAADRALGEAGARVDALKAEMAAGADRQETLRRQLHQADIQLEKNNVRRHRLDHESEEQAAELAQARGASELSKGQVDNLAAELEGRRQKHGELEQALETTRGREAEAARRVTALEEEVREAQQRSRLLTELSRAHAERRSRVEEALAQAGVDAPVFLADRVEVLAGWERSLDFYLAGLTDAVVLGDSQNPLDLAKALSDADVGTSLIQPLATSDEGAPEVDDPAALLSVQKALALGDDLTASLPPAYLVEASADAARLARQHPGVAFISRDGVWAASGVLNVESRQAAPGVLERERELADLGQEIPRLEGRLADARGQLAGLVEQRSHLARDFQRLQEEMTQQRQELAVAQTRHEATEARCRRIEEAIALLAGERRGIEDDVRQAQEAQSAATRELTEVEVQQTQGQERLDRLVAERENAKADRESLKEASAGRRGRLDLLRERLEAHDREMARLRRELGEGEEQIHQWREEATRLDAARQEIRAGLEAADRELQAALEQRTGAQEAVLAAQTRLDEQRADLKELEGAIAARRNEIEKVRGLLGELRVRRAGLGQEAEHLSASYLERFEEGLPENAGEAPPNLPEMEADLGRLKATLERLGPVNLLAVDEYAEKEERHGFLTQQRADVVDSIERLKETIREIDEASTERFTTTFAAVNESFSRIFTHLFRGGEAEMRLLDEEDVLESGIEIVARPPGKRTQNIMLMSGGEKALTAIALLFALFQAKPSPFCILDEVDAPLDDVNTLRFVDLVREMAGETQFIVITHNKLTMEAASTLYGVTMEEKGVSKLVAVEMDEVQPATGNQAPEAATA; this is encoded by the coding sequence GCTGAACGGCAAGGTGGTGCGCCTCAAGGAGATCAAGGATCTGCTGATGGACACCGGCCTGGGCATCCGCGCCTACTCGGTGATCGAGCAGGGCAAGATCGGGATGATCCTCTCCGGCAAGCCCCAGGAACGGCGCAAGCTGCTGGAAGAGGCAGCCGGTATCACCCGCTACAAGGCCCGTCGGCGGGTAGCGGAATTGAAGCTCGAAGAGGCCCGCGGCAATCTCCTGCGGCTCGACGACATCCTCTCCGAGGTGGAGCGCTCGCTGCGCTCCTTGAAGCGCCAGGCCGGCGCCGCCCGGCGCTACCGGGAACGCGAGGCGGAGCACCGGGAGCTCCTCGGCAAAGTGCTCCTCGGGCGCTGGAGCCACCTCTCTTCCCGGCTCGCGGAGGTGGACGAGCGCATCGCCGCCGCCCAGAGCCAGGAGGCCGAGATCACCGCCGCCCTCAGCCTGGACGAAGCGAGCCTCGCCGAGGGTCGCGAAACCCTCGATCGCCTGGCTGAGGAACTGGCCGAACGCCACCAGCACCACGCCGATCTGGGCGCCACCATCGAGGGCCGGCAGCAGTACCTGACCGCCAACCGCCAGCGGCTCGAAGAACTCGGCGACCGGGCGGCCCAGAGCCGCACCCTGGCGGCGCGCCGGGGCTCTGAGATCGAGGAGAACGAAGGGCGGCTGGGGGAACTCGAAGAGCGCCGCAAGGAGCGTGTTCGCGAGCTGGGCCTAGCCTCCGAAGAAGTCGACCGCGACCAAGACCAGATCGCCGCCGCCGACCGGGCCCTCGGCGAAGCGGGAGCCCGGGTGGACGCTCTCAAGGCCGAGATGGCGGCCGGCGCCGACCGGCAAGAGACCCTGCGGCGGCAGCTTCATCAGGCGGACATTCAGCTCGAGAAGAACAACGTCCGGCGCCACCGGCTGGATCACGAGAGCGAAGAACAGGCAGCGGAACTGGCCCAGGCGCGCGGCGCATCGGAGCTGTCGAAAGGCCAGGTCGACAACCTCGCCGCCGAACTGGAGGGCCGGCGCCAGAAGCACGGCGAGCTGGAGCAGGCTCTCGAAACCACCCGCGGACGAGAGGCGGAAGCGGCCCGGCGGGTGACCGCCCTGGAAGAGGAGGTGCGCGAAGCGCAGCAGCGCAGCCGCCTCCTGACGGAACTTTCCCGCGCCCACGCGGAGCGGCGCAGCCGGGTGGAAGAGGCTCTTGCCCAAGCCGGCGTCGACGCGCCGGTCTTCCTCGCCGACCGGGTGGAAGTGCTCGCCGGCTGGGAGCGGAGCCTCGACTTCTACCTCGCCGGCTTGACCGACGCGGTGGTCCTCGGGGATTCCCAGAATCCGCTGGACCTGGCCAAGGCACTGTCCGATGCGGACGTCGGCACCTCCCTCATCCAGCCTTTGGCGACGAGCGACGAAGGAGCTCCGGAAGTCGACGATCCGGCAGCGCTGCTGTCGGTGCAAAAGGCCCTCGCCCTAGGGGACGACCTCACCGCCTCGCTGCCGCCGGCCTACCTGGTGGAGGCCTCCGCCGACGCGGCGCGCCTGGCCCGACAGCATCCGGGCGTCGCTTTCATCAGCCGCGACGGAGTGTGGGCGGCGAGCGGTGTGCTCAACGTGGAGAGCCGCCAGGCGGCCCCCGGCGTGCTCGAGCGGGAGCGTGAACTGGCGGACCTCGGGCAGGAGATCCCGCGCCTCGAAGGGCGCCTCGCCGACGCCCGGGGACAGCTCGCAGGGCTGGTCGAACAGCGCAGTCACCTAGCCCGCGACTTCCAGCGCCTGCAGGAGGAGATGACCCAGCAGCGCCAGGAGCTGGCGGTGGCCCAGACCCGCCACGAGGCCACCGAAGCCCGCTGCCGCCGCATCGAAGAAGCGATCGCCCTGCTCGCTGGTGAGCGCCGGGGCATCGAGGACGACGTGCGGCAAGCCCAGGAAGCGCAGTCCGCCGCCACCCGGGAACTCACCGAGGTGGAAGTCCAGCAAACCCAGGGGCAGGAGCGGCTCGACCGCCTGGTCGCCGAACGGGAGAACGCCAAAGCCGATCGGGAGAGTCTCAAAGAAGCGAGCGCCGGCCGCCGCGGCCGCCTCGATCTGCTGCGCGAGCGCCTCGAAGCGCACGACCGCGAGATGGCCCGGCTGCGCCGGGAGTTGGGCGAAGGCGAGGAGCAGATCCACCAGTGGCGCGAGGAGGCGACGCGGCTGGATGCTGCACGGCAGGAGATCCGCGCCGGTCTCGAAGCAGCCGATCGGGAACTCCAAGCGGCCCTCGAGCAGCGGACGGGCGCTCAGGAAGCGGTGCTCGCCGCCCAGACCCGCCTCGACGAACAGCGCGCCGACCTCAAAGAACTGGAAGGCGCCATCGCGGCGCGCCGGAACGAGATCGAGAAGGTGCGTGGACTGCTCGGGGAACTGCGAGTGCGCCGCGCCGGCCTGGGCCAGGAGGCGGAGCACCTGAGCGCCTCGTATCTCGAACGCTTCGAGGAAGGCCTGCCGGAAAACGCCGGCGAAGCGCCGCCCAACCTGCCGGAGATGGAAGCCGACCTCGGCCGCCTGAAGGCAACCCTCGAGCGCCTAGGACCGGTCAACCTGCTGGCGGTGGACGAGTACGCCGAGAAGGAGGAGCGCCACGGGTTCCTCACCCAGCAGCGGGCCGACGTGGTGGACTCCATCGAGCGCCTGAAAGAGACCATCCGGGAGATCGACGAAGCCTCCACCGAGCGCTTCACGACCACCTTCGCGGCGGTCAACGAGAGCTTCTCCCGCATCTTCACCCACCTGTTCCGCGGCGGCGAAGCGGAGATGCGCTTGCTCGACGAGGAGGACGTGCTCGAGAGCGGCATCGAGATCGTCGCCCGGCCGCCGGGCAAGCGCACCCAGAACATCATGCTGATGTCCGGCGGCGAGAAGGCCCTGACCGCCATCGCGCTGCTGTTCGCGCTGTTCCAGGCCAAACCCTCGCCGTTCTGCATTCTCGACGAGGTGGACGCCCCATTGGACGACGTCAATACCCTGCGCTTCGTCGATCTGGTGCGCGAGATGGCCGGGGAAACCCAGTTCATCGTGATCACTCACAACAAACTCACCATGGAAGCGGCCTCCACCCTTTACGGCGTGACGATGGAAGAAAAGGGCGTGTCGAAGCTCGTCGCCGTCGAGATGGACGAGGTGCAGCCGGCGACCGGCAACCAAGCGCCCGAAGCGGCCACCGCCTGA
- a CDS encoding 4'-phosphopantetheinyl transferase superfamily protein, which produces MSDLDRFSAPPSRPPRPAALTAGRIDIWRVDLNPPENQMASYRALLSPDERMRADRFHFDRHRRRYIVGRGALRRLLGQYLDQPAATLSFAYGPKDKPFLPDTTLQFNLTNSHELALIAITEEVELGVDVEHLRAMPDAEAVAERHFSASERRALRSVPSEAKELAFFRCWTRKEAYVKALGDGLSLPLDRFDVSLEEARFLALDGDPAKAAEWSLFHVNPGPGYVGAVAVPGRGWELRGWRWEPEEG; this is translated from the coding sequence ATGAGCGATCTGGATCGCTTCTCCGCCCCCCCCTCCCGACCTCCGCGGCCGGCAGCCCTGACGGCCGGACGAATCGACATCTGGCGGGTCGATCTCAACCCGCCAGAGAACCAAATGGCGAGCTATCGGGCACTCCTGTCGCCGGACGAAAGAATGCGGGCCGACCGTTTTCACTTCGATCGCCACCGACGGCGCTACATCGTCGGCCGTGGGGCGCTGCGGCGTTTGCTCGGGCAGTACCTCGATCAGCCGGCCGCCACCCTCTCCTTCGCCTACGGCCCGAAGGACAAGCCTTTCCTGCCGGACACCACCCTCCAGTTCAATCTCACCAACTCCCACGAACTGGCCCTGATCGCGATCACCGAAGAGGTCGAACTGGGGGTTGACGTGGAGCATCTGCGGGCCATGCCCGACGCCGAGGCGGTCGCCGAACGGCATTTTTCGGCCAGCGAGCGGCGGGCGCTGCGGTCGGTGCCGTCGGAGGCCAAGGAGCTGGCGTTCTTTCGCTGCTGGACCCGCAAAGAGGCCTACGTCAAGGCCCTGGGCGACGGCCTGTCCCTGCCCCTCGACCGCTTCGACGTCTCCCTCGAAGAGGCTCGCTTCCTCGCCCTCGATGGCGACCCGGCCAAAGCAGCCGAATGGTCGCTGTTCCACGTCAACCCCGGGCCGGGTTACGTCGGCGCCGTGGCGGTGCCGGGGCGCGGCTGGGAATTGCGCGGTTGGCGGTGGGAACCCGAAGAAGGGTAA
- a CDS encoding Type 1 glutamine amidotransferase-like domain-containing protein, producing MARESSGGRAVYLGASNGDDPAAFEIFDQAVAAAGYADRSAMRSGDGAEGFAGADLILLAGGDPLLGWRAFEANGWVDALRSRWQRGSLLVGVSAGAVQLGLGVRPDADRAVSMLALAPYWIGAHEEAAGWAEVIATQRADPRCRPALALPFGAAARVSANGQFEVLSKKVAEVRWFSDGPTFRWKRPVEGQRELVIRDDKKSFEEIDHG from the coding sequence GTGGCGCGCGAGTCGTCCGGCGGCCGGGCCGTGTATCTCGGAGCGTCAAACGGTGACGACCCGGCGGCCTTTGAGATTTTCGATCAGGCGGTCGCCGCGGCGGGCTACGCGGATCGCTCGGCGATGCGCTCCGGCGATGGCGCCGAAGGGTTTGCCGGAGCCGATCTGATCCTGCTGGCCGGCGGCGATCCGCTCCTCGGCTGGCGCGCCTTCGAGGCGAACGGTTGGGTCGATGCCCTGCGAAGTCGTTGGCAGCGGGGTTCCCTGCTGGTGGGAGTGTCCGCCGGCGCCGTTCAACTAGGTCTTGGGGTGAGGCCGGATGCCGATCGGGCGGTTTCGATGCTCGCCTTGGCGCCCTACTGGATCGGCGCTCATGAAGAGGCGGCGGGGTGGGCGGAAGTCATCGCCACCCAGCGGGCCGACCCGCGATGCCGACCTGCGCTGGCGCTTCCCTTCGGAGCAGCGGCGCGGGTGTCGGCGAACGGCCAATTCGAAGTGTTGAGTAAGAAAGTGGCTGAAGTTCGTTGGTTCAGCGACGGGCCTACCTTCCGGTGGAAGCGACCGGTCGAGGGTCAACGAGAGCTAGTGATACGAGACGATAAAAAGTCATTCGAGGAGATCGACCATGGCTGA
- a CDS encoding MbtH family protein: MTWDEEDDKTIYRVVVNHEEQYSIWPADRELPLGWNAEGKEGTKQECLDHIEEVWTDMRPLSLRKKMQEMEAQQGG, from the coding sequence GTGACTTGGGACGAAGAAGACGACAAGACGATCTATCGCGTGGTGGTGAACCACGAAGAGCAGTATTCCATCTGGCCCGCTGACCGCGAATTGCCGTTGGGTTGGAACGCCGAAGGCAAAGAAGGCACCAAGCAGGAATGTCTGGATCACATCGAAGAGGTGTGGACGGACATGCGTCCCTTGAGCCTGCGTAAGAAGATGCAGGAAATGGAAGCCCAGCAGGGAGGCTGA
- the htpG gene encoding molecular chaperone HtpG, with protein MSETYEFQAETQRLLHLMIHSLYTNKEIFLRELISNSSDALDRLRFEAITQPELVSGDEPLEIRLDPDSEKRTLTVHDNGIGMSREEVIANIGTIAKSGTRELMEKVQATDSEDQLAALIGQFGVGFYSSFMVADRVILVTRRAGEEMATRWESAGDGRYELDEAERDGHGTSITLHLKESDGDDGLDDFTEEWTLKRIVKRYSDFVTYPIRLEVEREKPVLDDEGKPVEGGETKTETEDLVLNSMKPIWTRSEGDVEEAELKEFYRHISHDWSDPMLPVWLKAEGRFEYQALLFVPGSAPFDLYYVGFEPGLQLYVRRVLIMERSADLLPRYLRFIKGVVEASDLPLNVSRELLQHNRQVVAIRKGLVRKVLDTLRKLRDDEPEKYLAFWKEFGRALKEGVDEERDYRDRVIELLMFETSEGEELTTLAAYVSRMPEDQEEIFYLTGESREAVAASPHLEAFHAKGIEVLYLVDPVDELMVQSLTEYDDKKLRSVGKGAIDLSSDDEKEEMQKELEEKEKTFEGMLEAMQKHLDEHVKQVRLSGRLTSSPACLVGAEHDYSPQLEKLLMKGKGGGAKQRRILELNPDHAIVQTLRTRFEEKGEEGVALDKYADLLFGYATLAEGSELVDPVRFNSQVVELMEQGLG; from the coding sequence ATGAGCGAAACCTACGAGTTTCAGGCTGAAACGCAGCGCCTGCTGCACCTGATGATCCATAGCCTCTACACCAACAAGGAGATCTTCCTGCGGGAACTGATCTCCAATTCTTCGGATGCCTTGGACCGGCTGCGTTTTGAGGCCATCACCCAGCCGGAACTTGTGTCCGGCGACGAACCCCTGGAGATCCGCCTGGATCCGGACTCGGAGAAGCGGACCCTCACGGTGCACGACAACGGCATCGGCATGAGCCGGGAGGAGGTGATCGCCAATATCGGGACCATCGCCAAGTCCGGAACCCGGGAGCTGATGGAGAAAGTGCAGGCGACGGATTCCGAAGACCAGCTCGCCGCCCTCATCGGCCAGTTCGGTGTGGGCTTTTATTCCAGTTTCATGGTCGCCGACCGGGTGATCCTGGTCACCCGGCGGGCGGGCGAGGAAATGGCGACGCGCTGGGAATCCGCCGGTGACGGCCGCTACGAGCTGGACGAGGCGGAGCGCGACGGCCACGGCACCTCCATCACCCTGCACCTCAAAGAGAGCGACGGTGACGACGGCCTCGACGACTTCACCGAGGAGTGGACTCTGAAGCGCATCGTCAAGCGCTACTCGGACTTCGTGACCTACCCGATCCGACTGGAGGTGGAGCGCGAGAAGCCGGTGCTCGACGACGAGGGCAAGCCCGTCGAGGGCGGCGAGACGAAGACCGAAACGGAAGATCTCGTCCTCAACTCCATGAAGCCCATCTGGACCCGCTCGGAGGGCGACGTAGAGGAGGCGGAGCTGAAGGAGTTCTACCGCCATATCTCCCACGACTGGAGCGATCCGATGCTGCCGGTGTGGCTCAAGGCGGAGGGTCGCTTCGAGTACCAGGCGCTGCTCTTCGTGCCCGGCTCAGCGCCCTTCGACCTCTATTACGTGGGCTTCGAGCCGGGGCTCCAGCTCTACGTGCGGCGGGTGCTGATCATGGAGCGCTCGGCGGATCTCCTGCCGCGCTACCTGCGGTTCATCAAGGGCGTGGTGGAAGCCTCGGATCTGCCCTTGAACGTTTCCCGCGAACTGCTGCAACACAATCGCCAGGTAGTGGCCATTCGCAAGGGTCTGGTGCGCAAGGTGCTCGACACCCTGCGCAAACTGCGCGACGACGAGCCGGAGAAGTACCTGGCCTTCTGGAAGGAGTTCGGTCGGGCCTTGAAAGAGGGGGTGGACGAAGAGCGCGACTACCGCGATCGGGTGATCGAGCTGCTGATGTTCGAAACCTCCGAGGGCGAAGAATTGACCACCCTGGCGGCCTACGTGTCGCGCATGCCGGAGGACCAGGAGGAAATCTTCTACCTGACCGGCGAGTCGCGCGAGGCGGTGGCCGCGTCGCCCCACCTCGAGGCCTTCCACGCCAAGGGCATCGAGGTGCTTTACCTGGTGGATCCGGTCGACGAATTGATGGTGCAGTCCCTGACCGAATACGACGACAAGAAGCTCCGTTCCGTCGGCAAGGGCGCCATCGACCTGTCGAGCGATGACGAGAAGGAAGAGATGCAAAAAGAGCTGGAAGAGAAGGAGAAGACCTTCGAGGGCATGCTCGAAGCCATGCAGAAGCACCTCGACGAACACGTCAAGCAGGTGCGCCTGTCCGGCCGACTGACCTCGTCGCCGGCGTGCCTGGTGGGCGCCGAGCACGACTACAGCCCGCAGCTCGAAAAGCTCCTAATGAAGGGCAAGGGCGGCGGCGCGAAACAACGCCGGATCCTGGAGCTCAATCCCGACCACGCCATTGTCCAGACCCTCCGAACGCGCTTCGAGGAAAAGGGGGAAGAGGGCGTCGCCCTCGACAAATACGCCGATCTACTTTTTGGCTACGCCACCCTGGCGGAGGGGTCGGAGCTGGTCGACCCGGTGCGCTTCAACAGTCAGGTGGTCGAGCTGATGGAGCAGGGGTTGGGGTAG
- a CDS encoding M64 family metallopeptidase, with protein sequence MIRTLSAILFVTVLLLNALPAAADFDDHFTGRSLRFDYFHTGTAGEEHISLDELRLESDWPGSRIQLIDGTGLGKYRFEVTEAGGGAVLYSRGFASIYGEWETIGEARQGNWRTFHESQRFPEPKQPVDLVLHKRQGDGTFAEIFRRTVDPAHRSVNRSPLEPVGTPWTVFEHGPPAKKVDLLVLGDGYTAAEMSTFRDDVKSLMDHLFTTAPFDHHKKDFNVRAIDLPSRESGVTKPREDVWRNSPLGLSYNAFDSERYILTYSNRALREAAALAPYDALILLANQRKYGGGGIFNLWTTAAAGSGEAPYLVVHEFGHSFAGLGDEYYTSQVSYEDFTAPGTEPWSPNVTALLDPENLKWRHLVTAETPIPTPWDQDEYDTLSLAYQEKRQKLRAEGASEEEMEALFDEVKAQTIPFLGAQEHAGKVGAFEGAGYQAKGLYRPALDCIMFTRNPKTFCPVCSEGIGRVIALYTE encoded by the coding sequence ATGATTCGTACCCTGTCCGCCATCCTGTTCGTCACCGTCCTGCTCCTCAACGCCCTGCCCGCCGCGGCGGACTTCGACGACCACTTCACCGGTCGCTCCCTGCGCTTCGACTACTTCCATACGGGCACCGCCGGAGAGGAACACATCAGCCTCGACGAGCTGCGCCTGGAGAGCGACTGGCCCGGTAGTCGCATCCAACTGATCGACGGCACCGGCCTCGGCAAATATCGCTTCGAGGTGACCGAAGCCGGCGGCGGCGCGGTGCTCTATTCGCGCGGCTTCGCCTCGATCTACGGCGAGTGGGAAACCATCGGCGAAGCGCGCCAGGGCAACTGGCGGACCTTCCACGAAAGTCAACGCTTCCCGGAGCCGAAGCAGCCGGTGGATCTGGTGCTCCACAAGCGGCAGGGGGACGGCACCTTCGCCGAGATTTTCCGCCGCACCGTCGATCCCGCCCACCGCTCCGTCAACCGGTCGCCTCTCGAGCCGGTGGGCACCCCCTGGACGGTCTTCGAGCACGGCCCGCCGGCGAAGAAGGTCGATTTACTGGTGTTGGGCGACGGCTATACCGCCGCCGAGATGAGCACATTCCGGGACGACGTGAAGAGCCTGATGGACCATCTCTTCACCACCGCGCCCTTCGACCACCACAAGAAAGATTTCAACGTCCGCGCCATCGACCTGCCGTCCCGAGAGTCGGGCGTCACCAAGCCGCGAGAAGACGTCTGGCGCAACAGCCCTCTGGGCCTGTCCTACAACGCGTTCGATTCAGAGCGCTACATCCTCACCTACTCCAACCGCGCCCTGCGGGAAGCGGCGGCGCTGGCACCCTACGACGCCCTCATCCTGCTGGCCAACCAGCGCAAGTACGGTGGCGGCGGCATCTTCAACCTATGGACCACGGCCGCCGCCGGCAGCGGCGAGGCGCCGTACCTGGTGGTGCACGAATTCGGCCACTCCTTCGCCGGCCTGGGCGACGAGTACTACACCTCCCAGGTGTCCTACGAGGACTTCACGGCGCCGGGCACAGAGCCCTGGTCGCCCAACGTCACGGCGCTCCTCGACCCGGAAAACCTCAAATGGCGACATCTGGTCACCGCGGAAACGCCGATTCCCACCCCCTGGGATCAAGACGAATACGACACCCTCTCCCTCGCCTACCAGGAGAAACGCCAGAAGCTGCGCGCCGAGGGCGCCTCGGAGGAAGAGATGGAAGCGCTGTTCGATGAGGTCAAGGCGCAGACGATACCGTTTCTCGGCGCTCAAGAACATGCAGGCAAGGTCGGCGCCTTCGAAGGCGCCGGCTATCAGGCGAAGGGCCTCTACCGGCCGGCTCTGGACTGCATCATGTTCACCCGCAATCCGAAGACCTTCTGCCCGGTGTGCTCCGAGGGGATTGGTCGGGTGATCGCGCTCTACACCGAGTAG
- a CDS encoding VRR-NUC domain-containing protein: MIPSEPRPLPEGYYLDNFEAMLATVVERYGDLLTDPEKQFTTAFAHLSTGARRLYVRLISRKGPLFRRDRLAYREIPDLDAAMSELTGASFADDAPDSPAAERISLLLRREIEALAVVVLPPRAAVRACRLGKAELADRVLRGPEGEPQGADPALHLESGLERALATFPMLRLLRLAEVETLQLLFFGNFGQSLTEFVLRDMGLLRFEAYDFDRRFRLFPHRAALDDTLEARRRGQEIQDLLEAGEIAAAAERGREIVHRQPPWDAVARPRVDRLLVLLGRDLERRQLTDEALELYSAAHRPPARERAARILSRSDRQAEALDLCAAMIAAPRDETEAEVGPRIQHRILRRRREVGPAQRPRRPTTTLELPPPPVGVSIEAHVLEHLQGEGRRGFFAENRLWRSLFGLAFWDIVFSPVAGAFEHPFQYGPLDLSGPEFRAARRNAVERRLADLAAAPRHRLRRRLRAIVRKKWGIANRLVAWHPQLDEHLEFVLRRLSGRQLAAVCDRLSRGPGRYGRGLPDLFLADPRDPASAFELIEVKGPGDTLRPEQGRWLDYLTAHEVRASVLRLTWSEERTVACYDFAHRSQPVAGLFDGADDAPGPPPAASEKATS; encoded by the coding sequence ATGATTCCGTCCGAACCTCGCCCCCTGCCCGAGGGTTATTACCTCGACAACTTCGAGGCCATGCTGGCGACCGTGGTCGAGCGCTACGGCGATCTGCTGACGGACCCGGAGAAGCAATTCACCACCGCTTTTGCGCACCTCTCGACCGGCGCCCGACGGCTCTATGTGCGACTGATTTCCCGCAAGGGGCCGCTGTTTCGGCGCGATCGGCTGGCCTACCGGGAAATTCCCGACCTCGACGCCGCGATGAGCGAACTGACGGGCGCCTCATTCGCCGATGACGCTCCGGACTCGCCGGCCGCCGAGCGCATCTCGCTGCTGCTGCGGCGCGAGATCGAAGCCCTCGCCGTCGTCGTGCTGCCGCCGCGAGCGGCGGTGAGAGCCTGCCGCCTCGGCAAAGCGGAGCTTGCGGACCGGGTGTTGAGGGGGCCTGAGGGCGAACCCCAGGGGGCGGATCCGGCACTGCACCTGGAGTCCGGTCTCGAGCGGGCCCTGGCGACCTTTCCGATGCTCCGGTTGCTGCGCCTCGCGGAGGTGGAAACCCTCCAACTCTTGTTCTTCGGCAATTTCGGCCAAAGCCTGACGGAGTTCGTGCTGCGGGACATGGGACTTCTGCGCTTCGAGGCCTATGACTTCGACCGCCGTTTCCGGCTCTTTCCCCACCGTGCTGCCCTCGACGACACCCTCGAGGCGCGCCGCCGCGGGCAGGAGATTCAAGATTTGCTAGAGGCCGGCGAGATCGCAGCGGCGGCCGAGCGGGGGCGCGAGATCGTCCATCGGCAACCACCCTGGGATGCGGTGGCCCGGCCGCGGGTGGATCGCCTGCTGGTTCTCCTCGGCCGCGACCTCGAACGCCGGCAACTCACCGACGAGGCCCTCGAACTCTACTCCGCCGCCCATCGACCGCCGGCGCGCGAGCGAGCCGCCCGCATTCTGAGCCGTAGCGACCGCCAGGCCGAAGCCCTCGATCTCTGCGCCGCCATGATCGCCGCACCGCGCGACGAGACGGAGGCAGAGGTGGGGCCGCGAATTCAGCACCGAATCCTGCGCCGACGGCGGGAAGTGGGCCCCGCCCAGCGTCCCCGGCGCCCGACGACGACCCTCGAACTGCCGCCACCGCCGGTCGGCGTGTCGATCGAAGCCCACGTACTCGAGCACCTGCAAGGGGAGGGGCGCCGCGGCTTTTTTGCGGAGAACCGGTTGTGGCGCTCGCTCTTCGGCCTCGCTTTTTGGGACATCGTGTTCTCGCCGGTGGCCGGCGCCTTCGAGCATCCCTTCCAGTACGGACCGCTCGATCTCTCCGGGCCGGAATTCCGAGCGGCCCGCCGAAACGCCGTGGAACGCCGACTGGCGGACCTCGCCGCCGCCCCCCGGCACCGGCTGCGACGCCGTCTACGGGCGATCGTCCGCAAGAAATGGGGCATCGCGAATCGCCTCGTCGCCTGGCATCCCCAGCTCGACGAACACCTCGAGTTCGTCCTCCGGCGCCTCTCGGGCCGTCAGCTCGCGGCAGTGTGCGATCGCCTGAGCCGCGGGCCGGGCCGCTATGGGCGGGGTCTGCCAGATCTCTTCCTGGCCGACCCACGGGACCCGGCCTCCGCCTTCGAGTTGATCGAGGTCAAGGGGCCCGGCGACACCCTGCGCCCGGAGCAGGGCCGCTGGCTGGACTACCTGACGGCGCACGAGGTTCGGGCTTCGGTCCTGCGCCTCACCTGGAGCGAAGAGCGCACCGTCGCGTGCTACGATTTCGCCCACCGCTCGCAGCCGGTAGCAGGGTTGTTCGACGGCGCCGATGACGCCCCCGGCCCGCCGCCTGCAGCCTCGGAGAAAGCCACCTCATGA